Part of the Primulina huaijiensis isolate GDHJ02 chromosome 15, ASM1229523v2, whole genome shotgun sequence genome is shown below.
TTGATGAACATGGAATTTCAAAGTGAATATTAAATTCATTACTTTGAAATATGTTGTTTGAATAAAAAGTTAAGAATTTTTTGCGGTGATATAATTATCCTTGCTGAAAGAGCAGTCGAATCGTTACGCTTGGATTGATGTACGATTTaaaaatttgagttgcactGTTATTActagctataacttttgataaaatgataaaCGTTCAGTCCTACAATTTCAAAGTGCATATGTATTTTGAAagctaaaatattattatttaatggcAATATAACCATGTCTAATTCAAATTaaagtaaattttaattttatttatctaaaTTAGATAGAATATTAGAATatctataaaaataaaactccAACAAAATGTTGATAATTTTCTAAAgagaaaatatatatcataatgaTAATCGATTTCATAagctaaaaatatttaaaaaaacacatcAAGTAATTGACATTCTTTGTAAAACAATCCAATTCATCGTTGGTTGGCGCTTTCCTTTTCATCGTGCTAGTcatttaagatatttttttcgtcaaaaaaaaaaatttaacaaagaaATCACtctctaataaaatcaaaattctagtaacaaatactaataaaaatttataataacaatattctaACATTCAACAAGTATTAATAGAATAGTACGTATTCATAGAATACATAAgtgcaataaaaataaaacagaactaagaaattgttgattttaTGTGTTCTTGGAAAATCCATAACTACAACGCTAGTTTAATCAATGGATTATGATACTCGTTTACTGTTGtttatattttctgataattcgacaTGAATTCATCGTCTGTTGTGATATTTGATTGAatcacataattttatttttattaaatctccaacaCCATAAACTAGTTCCATTTCTAAAGCTGAGAAAGGTCGAGGATCAAATTGCGGATGTTTTAACCAAGTCCCATAAACTAGTTCCATTTCTAAAGCTGAGAAAGCTGCTTGGAGTGTGCACTTTGGAAAATCATGTTTGAATAGTAGAGGTGGTTTGCTGCATATAAACTGAAGTTTCGCAACTTCTAATTTAAGAAAGGATTTTTGAAgtcattttcttaattgttCCATTTCTAATGAAGTTTTGCTGCATATAAGCTGCTTTTTTGTTtagtttattaaaataatttagttCAAATGTGTGTTTGGTTGAGTGGATTAAATAATGATAGATTAatagtcaaatatttatcgttaaaattttaagatgttttaataatcattttgacccggTTTAATATCCAATACTATTAATCAAATAGTTATCCATAAAATTGGATCTTAAACtgggtcaaaatgattattaaaacatcttaaaattttaacgataaatatttgactatTAATCTATCCTTATTTAATATACTCAACCAAACGGAGCCCAAATAGTGTTTACTAATTCCATATTTACCAAGTTTTTTGGAAGTCTGGTAGTGAATTCTGCATTTTTATAGGAATTAATAGTTGCTTGTTATCATCCATTTTCAGTTCAATATAATGGGCAAAAATTTAGTAGCATTTTATGTAGTGAGAAATAAAATCTCGATTGACCTTTTGAAATAAAGAAACTTGCATTTGTCCTAtgtttcttttcttcaatttttttcttgcCCTTTCATTTTCTGTAATAGATTGGATGtatatttacaattaaaaataatatttttgacataaaaataatatcttttaaTGGTCCGGATCGTGTTATAGatttatatcacaaaattgacttttaatataatctcataaatattttttaaatattaatttttatgttcaaaaaatttatcatattcaaATATCATCGAATTTTTTTGTAACGTTCACTCGTGTGGGCGATGTAAAAACGTGTTGTATTTTGAATTTCTTTTCGTTACCAGTTTCAGTGATGAAATGATATATCTAACCTTGTttgaacatgaattttaaaaaatgatctcCATTAATTAGTCAGGAGGATAACATATTTTTAATCAGATTGTGATGAttatttaaaacttaaatttgcTCTCACCATTTTTATAATATCGATGAGAATTCTAACAAGAAACGAAACCAGTCCCATCATCTGTCTTTTAAAGTGCGGTCGGCGATTGCCGAAAGATAAATATTGGCGCTTTCctaatttaaaacattaataataataataataataataataataattaatattggCGCTTTCCTAATTTTAaacattattaataataataataacaataataataataatatatgttcgaagagattttttaaaaagaacaaTAACGAGTGAGGTGAAATTGAAAAATTAGTCTATTTGAAATACCGTGATTTgagaagattttttttaaaaatctttttgcataaaaataagtttataattaatataaatttaatatatattgataATATAAAGTTAAAAGAAGTTAAATCCCCCTTAAAAAATATTAGagataatgattaaaaaaaaacgcGTAGAAATGTTAATAATATGAAATGAAAAGGTACTTACCTTTGATATAGCAATATTAGCTACTCTTCGACTGAGGTCGACGATGGACAAATATCACAAAACAGGTAAAGAATATTCCAAATTCCCTTCCGAAATACTTCATGTCACGACAATAATTTAGAAGAAAGTTCCTGCAAttatccaaaaatttcaaattgttataaatttaataagagAATAGAGGAGACGagataaatataagaaaatttcaCTATTTTATCCATAACTGAGAATCTTTATTTATAGGGTACAATGATAGAATAGAAATTTCTAGATATAAAGTTTGAgatatcaattttaataaaaaaaatatatatctattgATGCTCACTAGAAATATGGGTTCGTTCCAGTAGATGAAACTAGTTTGAATGCAAACTTCGAATTTACTCTAGGCCTGAGATCACAAATGAGACCATTAGAAGGGGGCCGAGAGAcatagcccctccgacgctcaactCAGGTACTGAGAATAAAATGAGAGAGCAGTTAGGGACACTGCTAAGaatcaatatagtgaatgaatcaTTAGACTCTCAAACTCGGTATTTATATGAGAATACATGAGATCCATCACGGGCCATTTACCTACGTTAGGAATGGACCGAGGGTCCAAAGTCTTGTTTGAGCCCAATCTTGATGGGATTAATtgggtatcaccagtctccccctcccgagtcgaactgaatctCAAGTTCGAAGTTCGTTTAATCGCGTTGTCCTTGGTTTACAATATGTGAGTTTTGCATTCTTCATCTGCTGCTCTTAAGTCTCCAAAAATTTGGAAACAAATTGAATCACCTTCCCACttctttttttataactttatcTTTCTCAGGTCTGAAGTGTCTCTTCTTCTGTTTCACACGGCGAGCATTCAGCAAGATGTTCAGCCGATGCACTGCAAAATATGGGGTTGTGCCTTTGAGTTCTTGGGCTGACCAAGCGAATAAGTTGAGATTATCCTGTAAACAAGTAATGAGTTATTTCTTAACCCCTGGGTCAAGATCCAGGGCAATATTGAGTGTCTTCTTCTCGGACCCCAACTCTATAATTTCAGGCTCTTCATCCGCTACCTCTTGAACCTCTTTCTTCACTATGGGTAACCCACTTCTTCCCTTCCTTATCATGTTAACCTCCACATGCGCTCTCTTTCCTTCTTCCTTCATTACTCTTTCGTTACACTGACGCGCAACTTTTTGGTACCCACACAAGACTCCAACTCTTTTTCTTACAAGaaacttaagcttctgatgATAGTTGGAAACTGCAGCTCTGAAATCCTTTAGGGCTGGCCATCCCAGAATTTCATTATACGCTGATGGGGTGTCCACCATGGTGAACGTTATCATCTTTGTTACTCGCCGATGATCATTGCCCAAGGTTAATGGAAGAACAGTCTGACTCAATGAAGGAATGACATGTCCTGCAAACCCATATAGAGGGGTAGAGACCGGCTCAAACTCAAATCATTCCACTTTCATTTGATCAAATGTGCTCTTGAACAAAATATTTACtgagcttccattatcaataaagatTCTTGTCACATCGTAATTGGAAATGGTGGTCATCACCATCAAGGCATCGTAATGTGGAGTCACAACACCTCGGAGGTCTTCCTGTCCAAAGCTGATGATGGGATCTTGTGGTATGTCCGCGCCCTTAGATATCTCAAAGTTCTCCAATCTCCTTTCGTATGCTTTCCGAGCTCTCCCGGAATCTCCATCAGTAGCAATCCCTGAGATCATATGAATAATTCCTCTCGTAGGAGGGTTGTCCTCATTCATTCTCCTTCTCAGATCGGCAAGCTCTCAAGGGACATCTTGACCTTGCCCCTCTCTTCTTGGTTCTCCTACCCTCTGATTTATCCATAGAGGACCTCGACCTCGCCTAGGGGGGCGAGACCTTGGGCGACTCCCGGATGAGGATCCCTATTGTCTATCAAGCGGAGGCAGTCTAGTACTATCCTCAACCCTCTGTGATTTTTCCGACCTCCCTTCCGATTCCATCACCTCCATCACTTTGTCTCGATTCCTATTCAGAGGAACATGGGATGAGAATTATCATCTACCTCTAGCTTTATCCTCTTCTCTTTTACCTGCGCCTCTCTTCCTACCTCCTTTCTCTGCTCCCTCAAACCTACTTCCTCGGGccgctgctccatcctcttGTGCCGTTGGGCATCTTCTAGATTCACATACTTTTCTGCCTGAGCCAAAAGATCATCATAGCTCAATGGAGTTTTCTTGACCAGCGATTTGAAGAATTCCCCTCCTCTCAGCCCTTGGGTAAatgcacttatcatgatgttaGGGGTAGCCGCTGGTATCTCCAGTGCTGCATTATTGAAGCACTGGATAAACTCTCGCAAAGTCTCTGTCTCTTGTTGCTTTTATCACAAACAAGCTTAGGTAACTTTTTTGGTACTTCTCGCTGCTAGCAAATCGATGCAAGAAAGCTCTGGAAAATCCTCAAAAGACCGTATGGAGTTGAGTTGCAGCGTGTTAAACCACTGTTGGGCTGATCTCACCAACGTGCCAAAAAAACACCATGCACCTAACTTCATCCGAATACGGATGCAAAAGAGCAACATTCTCAAATCTCCCCAAGTGTTTTTCTGGGTCAGTGCGTCCATCGTACTCTCTCACGCTTGATTGTCGAAAACTTGGAGGAAGCCTTTCTTCCAAAATGACGAGGGAAAAAGGACTCTCTCTTGGGCGCTAGAGCCCTGTTTCTCAACTACTGCCTCAACATTCTTATCTCTTTCTACATCTCCTCCATGTTAGGATTCTCCCCACTTAGGAGGGGCTGAGTCTCTTCAACCTTGCTCTGATGGCCCTCAGCATTCTCCTCTTCCTGACGAAGAGCTTGTTCTTTGACAAACATACATTCTTGGTTCTACTTCATGACCTCATCTACTGTCATGATAATGAATTGGCCTAACTgttccagggtcaagttcctcacattctcattgggacgaggttgttCAGGTCTCGTCTCATGATGAGGTTGGTCAGGTCCCATCTCATGACGAGGTTGCTCAGGTCTCGTCTCATGACGAGGTGGTTCGGGTCTCGTCTGAGGACGTGACGATACTGAGTTAGTTCTTCTGCTCCCTCTCtggcctaccatctctacgtctcagcTCTATTTTCCCACATATGGCGCCAAGtgatcactacaagaaaaaaaggcctacgacaacgattttttcccgttgttgtaggtcttttaaaactgttgttaaagcccctgtggttaaaggatgcgctcaaagacaacggtttttatctgttgttgaagctacaatttgcgacggtttttaataaatcgtcgcaCATAAAGATTGCGACAGATttttgttaaaccgtcgctagttagcgacagtttttaatatcgtcgctaacattagcgacggttttgtataccgtcgctaacattagcgacggttaggcAATGCATTccatcgctaattttagcgacggaaatcatgaatgaactgtcgctaatattttcagtaaaataaaaaaaattacttttaacaatttaataattctaaaaaaacttgtaatttgaatagactaagatcttaactaaaacttaaaaagttaacaaaaaataaaacgaaaaaatttacataaataagcGGGGATTTCAAAAACTtggaataattttttaaaattaccgaaactaaaattatgtaataaaacttttaagtgttgtgaagtttTGTGTTTTAAAATGGACAGAGTGAgtgggtatttatagaagagttacgacgggttttggttaaaccgtcgctaatagcgacggtttattaatgACCCGTCGTCGATTTATAATCTGCGACAGTGTTttcttaaccgtcgctaattatagcgacggttatgctaACACCGTCGcgaaatttagcgacggtaaaataacaaccgtcgctaagtaaaaatatgcgacggatttatttaaaactgtcgctaaatatagcgacagatattataccgtcgctatatatagcgatGATTGTAGGCcacaccgtcgctatttttaaatttacgaCGGTGtacataaaaccgtcgctaaatatagcgaccgTTTTAGCGAAACCATCGCTAAATACGTTTTACATCACCTTTTCCACAACAATTtaagaaaaccgttgtcaattgtaaaaaaaaaacacgctaatagacaacgtttatataaaccgttgtctttgaccctaaaaaacggtcaaaagacaacggttttacaaaaccgttgtcattgaccctaaaaacccttgtctttgacacctaaaagacaacggtttttataaaaccgttgtattttgtttaaaaaacacacctacgacaacggttttcactaaaaccgttgtcaaaaagcatacgacaacggttttagtaaaaatcgttgtcgtaggtgtgtGGTTGATgttaatttttcttgtagtggatACTCACTATAAATATAAGATTCGGTTCCAGTAGGTGAGACTAGCCTGAATGCAGATCTCGAATTTAGTCTAGACCTGAAATTACAAaggagaccgttagaaggggctGAGAGTGTGTCCCGGGTAGCCCCTCCGATGATCAAATCAAGTATTAAGACTAAAATGAGAGAACAGCTAGGGACGCTACTAAGaatcaatatagtgaatgaatcaTTAGActctcaaacctggtatttataggcgaGTACCTGGGATCCATCATGGGCCACTTACCTATGTTAGAAATGGACCGGGGGTCAAAAGTCTTGTTTGAGCCCAATCTTGATGGGCTCATTGTTGGGATATCATCTATATTATCAtatattcaaaatcatatcataGCACTCCCCTTAAATGATTATTTACAAAGTAACTACTTTGTTGAACATTTCATTTTGCAATATGGTTACTTGAAACTTCAATGAGAATTAGGTGTTGCCTCGTTAAAACCTTGACAACAAAACACAGTTGGAAAACTTGAGCGACCGAAAAAGAGTTCAATAATATACACTTCTCCTTGTATGTTGTCTTGACGATGGATGTGCCTCAttaaaaccttactaggaaaacaATGAAGGAAAAAGAGCACTATGTCTCTTATTTTTGCTAACCGCTTCATTAAAACCTTGTTATGAAAAACCGCAtggaaaaatttataaacaagTCATAAAGAGTATAGTCTGAACTATTTCTCATGTTGCAAGTGTTGCTCAAAAAGTCGTTGCCCGATCTTGAATGCtactttctcaaaatttaatatggGTAACGCTCTTATGAAAAGATCGATCACATTATCTTCAATTATTGCTTACACTGCAATTGTGGCACATCAGCGCCACacgaaaaaactaaaatttccaaagaaaacaaaaatagcAGAGTAAAACTGAAATCTAATAACATAAAAGACCAAAATCGCAAATAgacaaatattttgatattttacatCGTTGAATGGACCCATTCGAAAATAATTGGATGATGTTGACCAAATAAACAATTTTCCCGTATTTTTAATATGATTGctattaattgtttttaaaaaatcatgtatTATCCAAACAATAATTACAAAGTAGCTacgacaaaataataataaatatattcaatatAATTGGCAGTAGTGTATATTCAGTATAATTGTTTGTACTTTTGGTAAACTTTTAActtaaatgattattatatttaatattttatatgtcttgcaaaatttaaatcaattatgATCATCTAATGATATAATTGTAATATTTCATTGACATCATATTTAGACATGAATGTCTAATGCAATTTAAATCTAATATCATGACGGATTAATTGATGAAATTAAGATTACTAAAAAATGAGACAAAcactaaataatttttattatttcatttcacGTGTATCTTGTACATCAAACGATGTCTAATTATATACATAATTCTAGCAGGCCTACTTGCATGTGACTCAAATTCTATAAAATcttgtaaatattatatatatttttgtatgtGCTGTCTTAATTCCTTGAAAGCTTACACATATAGCGAAGACTTTAGCATTTAATACCTCTATAATAACACTTAcacgtaaattttaaaaatgacaatgaattttatttttctctaaattaaattaaacataaaataaaaaacgaaGGTTCCAACGTGAGTGATTGAAAGACCCAAATAAGTGACCAAAGGGACAGCCACTGACACGTGTCAGTCTGAAACCAATCAATACTCCATGATGGACTAAGGGTAACTTGTGTATCAGTACAAGAATGNaaacctcctgtagaggaggaggaacttgcttagctacttatagtagccgaaacttgaaaacacataaactagaaagaaatattacaattggttttgaaagaaatgaggaaaatgttcgatgatcttcacttccttctttcttccctatttatagaaggcttcttcggatttgaaacacagacttcaaatcttgataagcctttacagcttgcatatGGACCCTTGAGCNaatatttattattacattgaaacctcctgtagaggagaagaaacttgtttagctacttatagtagccgaacttgaaaaacacaaaaactagaaagataaaatattacaattgattttgaaagaaatgaggaaaatgttcaatgatcttcacttccttcttcatgccttatttatagaaggcttcttcggatttgaaactcggattccaaatcttgataagcctttacagcttgcacatggaccatgtagtggttgagtggtcccTTCATCTTGTCTTTTTCCTAGATTATGAATCTAGCAACAGCATGTTCTTCCTCTTTAATCTGGTGGCAATACCAGTAGAGATGATTTTGATATAGATCTGCGGTTAACTCATCtccattttctttaaaatgttgGATTAGAGATATAAGGGCTGGAAGCTGATCTCTATATCTCTtgattcttatttttgaaactttaaagATTGTAGAATACATTTTCTTTAAGTTTCGTTCTTGTATGTTTAACTGGTTCCATTTACCCTTATTTATAGTGTGAATTTTGGGATCAGTTGTCTTATCTTCTTTATTGGATTCTCTTTTACATAGGGTATCCAATGTTCTTTTTTCATcttccaccgattattggtggtcctgtttTTCCCACTCATATAGTGAGTTCTATTTATGCTAGTTGGTTAATCACATGTCttcttttaattttgtcgaggaatctttggCCTTTTGTatcctcgaggaaaatgtgatTGTGGTActtccccacttgtccttgtttcggtaaaatgtttccgatcagatctcggcTTGAAACTTTTACCAAACTCCGGTTCCTTCTAATTCTGACATTCaggacagatgttttctgaccatcttcctatatgtgccatattacagaactttcggcgagtctctttactggccggtagcttgctgttccacagaagatttcttttcttttcaaataattcttctgcaaaacttgtggtttttcctgtcattgtatttaacaggaatgatccatttaaagaattttgatgAAACTTAAATGAAAACTTGACTTTTTCCATCTTTGTGAGATAGACCCATATACCCCAAGCTCTTCTGGTAGAAATATCGTCTTAGTAATTGAAGCAACCAGGGGTGTTTCTTCTATTGGAGGGTCCTTgataaatttctgaatatttgtaTCTGGACTCCTTAACTagatgaaatgaaaggcttcgtgtgatcCTTTCCCTGCaggttctggtgctgcactgaaaaagtatagctccaGAACATCTCCTCAGGACAAATAGTCATTATTCGCCCAAGtttcatgaacagcttcctgaatccatttaggtagtcctgaaatttttggaaagctgggtgatgtagtataaactgaggctaAAGTCCCAACATCATTTGGATATGAATTAGNNNNNNNNNNNNNNNNNNNNNNNNNNNNNNNNNNNNNNNNNNNNNNNNNNNNNNNNNNNNNNNNNNNNNNNNNNNNNNNNNNNNNNNNNNNNNNNNNNNNNNNNNNNNNNNNNNNNNNNNNNNNNNNNNNNNNNNNNNNNNNNNNNNNNNNNNNNNNNNNNNNNNNNNNNNNNNNNNNNNNNNNNNNNNNNNNNNNNNNNNNNNNNNNNNNNNNNNNNNNNNNNNNNNNNNNNNNNNNNNNNNNNNNNNNNNNNNNNNNNNNNNNNNNNNNNNNNNNNNNNNNNNNNNNNNNNNNNNNNNNNNNNNNNNNNNNNNNNNNNNNNNNNNNNNNNNNNNNNNNNNNNNNNNNNNNNNNNNNNNNNNNNNNNNNNNNNNNNNNNNNNNNNNNNNNNNNNNNNNNNNNNNNNNNNNNNNNNNNNNNNNNNNNNNNNNNNNNNNNNNNNNNNNNNNNNNNNNNNNNNNNNNNNNNNNNNNNNNNNNNNNNNNNNNNNNNNNNNNNNNNNNNNNNNNNNNNNNNNNNNNNNNNNNNNNNNNNNNNNNNNNNNNNNNNNNNNNNNNNNNNNNNNNNNNNNNNNNNNNNNNNNNNNNNNNNNNNNNNNNNNNNNNNNNNNNNNNNNNNNNNNNNNNNNNNNNNNNNNNNNNNNNNNNNNNNNNNNNNNNNNNNNNNNNNNNNNNNNNNNNNNNNNNNNNNNNNNNNNNNNNNNNNNNNNNNNNNNNNNNNNNNNNNNNNNNNNNNNNNNNNNNNNNNNNNNNNNNNNNNNNNNNNNNNNNNNNNNNNNNNNNNNNNNNNNNNNNNNNNNNNNNNNNcatctgagaataaaccgctacaatatctgcatggttgttctccctcTGGTGTGAGtttagtaagaactgctgcccaccaatgatcactggcatcggtatacaataccagattatcctcatcttgaggaatagccatttttggaagattcttacaaatctcctttaattggcatagtccttttgtgtgttcatctgtccatataaatctagcatcttttttcaataatggactaaagactttcctgtgttttgctaggtttttaataaacatcccagcaaaattaacaactcctaaaaaactttgaagttgtttcttgTCGTTGAgtctttctggaaaattctgcactttttccactatgtgttcttgcagaataattcctgattcatcgatttcaattccgaggAATTCTATCTTCCTTgttgcaatgactgctttcttttcagataagaccagtccttcttttttacagacattggagaaaatctccaaatgcttaacatgttcattcatatctttagattctattaaaacatcatcaatataaacaaacataaacttaaaataatctttaaaaagattatccatttttctttgaaatatctggggtgaattagccaatcccattggtaatacttcccaaatataatgtccctgaggtgtagagaaagctgtgaatttcttgctttcttcttgcatcctaatctggtaaaatcctgacttacagtcgaacttagagaatatcttggcgttgcgtatgcaacttattagatgttctctactaggtataaaatacccatcaaactccagaatcttattaatttcttgataattaataactaatctggattttcctcgttttatctcaccatgattccttaccagaaaacctggactgctatatggtgatattcctgctttgattaatccaaggtccaaatgttccttgattataatctgcatatccctttggtcaatgatattcattgggataggcttgcaacggacaaattcatactctttgccttccttaattttaaggcaagctttgagttgatttctgtcccaccatgccaagggatcttcattataattttccttgatcctcttcttgacatcttccagggataccttagattcaaactctacttcatttttatgtagagctatcttaaggcattctatctcttctggttggagttctttatctgctcttaactggagcattgtttctccaaaccttctataatctttcattttttggtttagaagttgtcctgaatcaccacgcttgctgcgaaactggatcggcaattttctgtaaaatgcctctcttagtctctggactataattttgtggttacaaggagttgtaaacaccaatcttctagtctcattttcttgagtataggatttgcacatttgtaggaaattgtttcctagtaaaatgtcagctcctgtatcatgaaaataaattggtggtatCGTCACcttataccaaggtgtttgcccagcaccgccaatcattatttcagtcatcttaatccctttacataagattaagattcttctggaaaaatatcttccagcaatctttggtaattcttctcccaaacttgttggaaaaactcctcgttttgctgtacaaataccagcacctgaatcaatataagcagcaaaatattctgccttatattgttcatataacattccgacTGGAACGTATATGGAGAATgggcttgtggtcattggatctTCCAAATCTTATCctctgccataaactccattccatactctagacgtttccaaggtttatgttcctcaagaaactctagtccaagaaccaattgatctggttcttttcctggaatcCCTGTGATATTAACTCCCAATTCTCCtacttggatcattccttggtaagttcctatcataggttgttctaaatagtagatggtattacaaggaaattaattcctttgtttcgtaatatcaaatactatttcgacttccttccacccttctgggcatctaagctttattgttgaaaaactttttagctcctgttggatttcttgaacaggggtttttccccatctgtagcttgtaatcctatctccttgaaaagatagtcttcttgattccaatctaagactttgattcctttgtagaatcggtttgtcttgtatttggatatctgtttcctgtattaccggaaactcaactcgttctggataaattgcctgagcaacttttccaaatatttctggtatctcaataaactcatttctaataaacaactctgaatgatgtgtattagataaagcatatgagatttgataggtaatagaatatggtctattaccttccttcattagccttttctccttgaaattttgatgtaacgtcaaggctcggctaaaatctcgatctgccaggttgtaagCTATCCGtggatagataactcctacaatctttcctgcac
Proteins encoded:
- the LOC140958892 gene encoding uncharacterized protein, translating into MNEDNPPTRGIIHMISGIATDGDSGRARKAYERRLENFEISKGADIPQDPIISFGQEDLRGVVTPHYDALMVMTTISNYDVTRIFIDNGSSTVLPLTLGNDHRRVTKMITFTMVDTPSAYNEILGWPALKDFRAAVSNYHQKLKFLVRKRVGVLCGYQKVARQCNERVMKEEGKRAHVEVNMIRKGRSGLPIVKKEVQEVADEEPEIIELGSEKKTLNIALDLDPGVKK